One Panicum virgatum strain AP13 chromosome 9K, P.virgatum_v5, whole genome shotgun sequence genomic region harbors:
- the LOC120649942 gene encoding uncharacterized protein LOC120649942, which yields MRQRWGGCFSGGDVRVGGRPLEEPEPEVFSFAESLPAWPPGGGFARGRMRIGGGELELAAATSFQKICTLSSTRRGGGGGSSTTFYRPVGVPEGFCLLGHYCQPNCRPLHGHLLVARAGARPAGAPPQPPPLSAPRDYALVWEFRAGGVGSGSRGGDAGSCYGLCDAYFWVPVPPEGYRALGCLVTTEPRKPPLDEVACVRADLTEECEPHGSLLQLQLARPPSESCAPAFAVRGVRPVHRGMWGKGVGAGTFCCAADGTAPREQGMACRSNVELDLSAMPTLEQAHAVIRHYGPTLFFHPKEVYLPSSVSWFFKNGAALYRRGGDGAGEEVDGEGSNLPGGGCNDGEYWIDVPGGERGRAVCCGNIDSAELYAHVKPAMGGACTDVAMWVFCPFNGPARLKLGPISLPLGKTGRHVGDWEHFTLRVSNLTGELMGVYYSQHSGGHWVDASALEYADGNRPVVYSSRNGHASYAYPGVYLQGSAALGIGIRNDAARSRLFVDSSAKYRIVAAEYLGEGAVAEPQWLQFMREWGPMVVYKSRKRMEWMVGRLPLRIRCRAENMLNKMPNELSREEGPTGPKEKNNWEGDERW from the exons ATGCGCCAGCGGTGGGGCGGCTGCTTCTCGGGCGGCGACGTCCGCGTGGGCGGGCGCCCGCtcgaggagccggagccggaggtcttctccttcgccGAATCCCTCCCGGCGTGGCCCCCAG GTGGGGGATTCGCGCGCGGGAGGATGCGCATCGGCGGAGGGGAgctggagctcgccgcggccacgTCGTTCCAGAAGATCTGCACTCTGTCGTcgacgcggcggggcggcggcggcggcagcagcaccaCCTTCTACCGGCCGGTCGGCGTCCCGGAAGGGTTCTGCCTCCTCGGGCACTACTGCCAGCCCAACTGCCGCCCGCTCCACGGACACCTCCTCGTCGCGAGGGCGGGCGCGCGCCCGGCCGGCGCCCCGCCCCAGCCGCCTCCGCTCAGCGCGCCGCGGGACTACGCGCTCGTCTGGGAGTTCCGCGCCGGTGGTGTCGGCAGTGGCAGCCGTGGCGGCGATGCCGGCTCCTGCTACGGCCTCTGCGACGCCTACTTCTGGGTCCCCGTGCCGCCGGAGGGGTACAGGGCGCTCGGGTGCCTCGTGACGACGGAGCCACGGAAGCCGCCGCTCGACGAGGTGGCCTGCGTCCGCGCGGACCTCACGGAGGAATGCGAGCCGCATGGGTCGCTGCTCCAACTGCAGCTCGCGCGGCCGCCGTCGGAGTCCTGCGCGCCGGCTTTCGCCGTGCGGGGCGTGAGGCCGGTGCACCGGGGGATGTGGGGCAAGGGAGTGGGCGCGGGCACTTTCTGCTGCGCCGCGGACGGGACCGCCCCGCGGGAGCAGGGCATGGCGTGCCGGAGCAACGTCGAGCTGGACCTGTCTGCGATGCCGACGCTGGAGCAGGCGCACGCCGTGATCCGGCACTACGGGCCCACGCTCTTCTTCCACCCCAAGGAGGTGTACCTGCCGTCGTCCGTCTCTTGGTTCTTCAAGAACGGCGCCGCGCTGTACAGGCGGGGCGGGGAcggcgcgggcgaggaggtcGACGGCGAGGGGTCCAACCTCCCGGGCGGCGGGTGCAACGACGGGGAGTACTGGATCGACgtccccggcggcgagcggggccgCGCCGTGTGCTGCGGCAACATCGACAGCGCGGAGCTGTACGCGCACGTGAAGCCGGCCATGGGCGGCGCGTGCACGGACGTGGCCATGTGGGTGTTCTGCCCGTTCAACGGCCCGGCGCGGCTCAAGCTCGGCCCGATCAGCCTCCCGCTGGGCAAGACCGGGCGGCACGTCGGGGACTGGGAGCACTTCACGCTCCGCGTCAGCAACCTCACCGGCGAGCTCATGGGCGTGTACTACTCGCAGCACAGCGGCGGGCACTGGGTGGACGCGTCGGCGCTGGAGTACGCCGACGGCAACCGGCCCGTGGTGTACTCGTCCAGGAACGGGCACGCCAGCTACGCGTACCCCGGCGTGTACCTGCAGGGCTCGGCGGCGCTCGGTATCGGCATCCGCAACGACGCCGCGCGGAGCCGGCTGTTCGTGGACTCCAGCGCTAAGTACCGCATCGTGGCGGCGGAGTACCTGGGTGAgggcgccgtcgccgagccgCAGTGGCTGCAGTTCATGCGGGAGTGGGGACCGATGGTGGTGTACAAGTCGAGGAAGCGGATGGAGTGGATGGTCGGGCGGCTGCCACTCCGGATCAGGTGCCGAGCGGAGAACATGCTGAACAAGATGCCCAACGAGCTGTCCAGGGAGGAAGGACCAACAGGGCCCAAGGAGAAGAACAACTGGGAGGGGGACGAGAGATGGTAG
- the LOC120649941 gene encoding protein ILITYHIA-like, which translates to MGAQETAVEEVLRAAAAEVSTSSVKRRLRLFRHTLPPLVAKASESPSDTALLVDLIFQTLPIYDDRASRKAVDDMVIQALGEPTFMKPIAAALVQSMEKNLKVTNPLTSFKLLRWSHFLLKWSQFATLSKGAFSRLANAQAVLCQVLMNGSFRRRRTCKELFIHLFSEPTGIYKMYIEEVSDLRISMRDSPAFSNLILDFTITSPSLSAEYKSMFLDLYVKTILSSKDRPPKAATEAFKPLFLEIGHEDFKNTVMPSCIKMLKRNPEIVLQSIGYLLKTVRLDLSKYCMEFMPVVLHQARHSDEERRINALSIIETLSEKSSDPDALPSMVNAIKAILGGSEGKLSLPYQRVGTINALEKISRSPPKQIGRLAPSVSTFLLTCYKDDGIEEVKLAILSALGSWASVSAEAVQPDVVSFIAAGLKEKDTLRKGHLKLLRVICKKSDSLTKVTSLLDHLIQLSKTGFSKATQRLDGIYAFFAVLRLAAVDTKADGTVLKEKLWPLIAQNEPSLISLQLLPKLADDDCLAAVDLLQSLLVEHLFRVREYFSIQALLQVLIYVACHPSWEVRKVAYDATKKVLSSSSDLAEDTLFLFTDWLSLVGERLSMLKQGDMDSSSDSQLPFIPSNEVLVKCLFFIAPYAVVHSPRPYSRLILCSHHPCLSGSASPAGVYKRLQRRLKQQEIVFVDLITPNISVICKELLSQDGLFSSNKQIQSAALCSLSTLMTITPNDTFLEFEKHFIGLQERTLHDSFSENDIKIFYTPEGQLSTEQGVYVAEAVASKNTKLAKGRFRAYDDQDVDMARSVVPAKTEKRESSGTGKRETGKSTKKNAPVDKAKTAKEEARELLLKEEASVRMKVEQVQKNLSLMLDTLGELAIANPIFAHGQLPSLVNYVEPLLSSAIVSDAAFRTMLRLARCTAPPLCNWAPEIAAAIRVISVGDFEMVLDLMPVIMEEDSKKKPSSGLFEQIVNGLTIACKAGPLPADSFTFIFPIMERILLSSKKTCLHDDVLHILSMHLDPILPLPRPRMLSVLYHVLSTVPAYHPSVGPMLNELCLGLRSHELAQALVGVYAKEVHVRLTCLNAIKCVPIHSVQRDLKVSTSLWIAAHDPEKVVAELAEELWDLYGFDIITDFSGIFDALSHKNYNVRAASAEALAAALDENPDKMQDALSTLFSLYIRDLGPGGEFGDMHWLGRQGIALALHSIADVLASKDLPVVMTFLISRALADPNVDVRGRMINAGILIIDRHGKENVPLLFPIFESYLNKRASDEETYDLVREGVVIFTGALAKHLSKDDPKVHSVIEKLLDVLNTPSQAVQRAVSDCLSPLMVSKQEEGQALVSRLLDRMMKCDKYGERRGAAFGLAGVVKGFGISSLKKYSIAATLRQSLEDRMSAKSREGALLGFECLCEKLGRLFEPYVIQMLPLLLVSFSDQVLAVREAAECAARAMMSQLTGPGVKLVLPSLLKGLEDKAWRTKQSSVQLLGAMAYCAPQQLSQCLPKIVPKLTEVLTDTHPKVQAAGQTALQEVGSVIKNPEISALVPILLSALTDPNDHTKHSLDILLQTTFINSIDAPSLALLVPIVHRGLRERGVETKKKSAQIVGNMSSLVTEPKDMIPYIGLLLPEVKKVLVDPIPEVRAVAARALGSLISGMGEEIFPDLVPWLLDTLKSDNSNVERSGAAQGLSEVLAALGQDYFDHILPDIIRNCSHQKASVRDGHLTLFRYLPRSLGGVFQNYLQAVLPAILDGLADENESVRDAALSAGHVFVEHYAASSLPLLLPAIEDGIFSDNWRIRQSSVELLGDLLFKVAGTSGKAILEGGSDDEGASTEAQGRAIIEVLGREKRNEVLAAIYMVRSDVSLTVRQAALHVWKTIVANTPRTLKEIMPVLMDTLISSLASSSSERRQVAGRSLGELVRKLGERVLPSIIPILSQGLKDPNSSRRQGVCIGLSEVMGSAGKHQLLSFMDELIPTIRTALCDSTQEVRESAGLAFSTLYKSAGLQAIDEIVPTLLRALEDDDTSATALDGLKQILSVRTAAVLPHILPKLVQPPLSSFNAHALGALAEVAGPGLNSHIGTVLPALILAMDDEDADVQNSARKAAETVLLVIDEEGIETLIPELLRGINDSQASMRRGSAYLIGFLFKNTKLYLADEAADMMSTLIISLSDTDKATVSAALEAFSRVVGSIPKEQLPTHIKLVRDAVSTARDKERRRRKGVPVLVPGLCLPKALQPFLPIFQQGLISGTAETKEQAAEGLGELIDVTSEKTLKEVVVPITGPLIRILGDRFPWQVKSAILSTLTIIITKGGIALKPFLPQLQTTFVKCLQDTNRSVRTRAAAALGKLSALSTRVDPLVSDLLSMLQSGDESVKESVLSALKGVIKHAGKSVSAVIRSRGCDLLKDLLQADADDVRSCAAKVIGTLSLYMEETEISDLVQILLNLSTSPDWCTRHGALLGLSSISMHSPSKLCHLASFPSLVDLLKDSLKDDKFPVREVATRTLGRILCFQLQSETGISQLVQLLVLALRDDSSEVRRRSLSCFKAAAKINHSALATHHQILGPAIADALKDSCMPVRLAAERCALHVFQLTKGPDNVTAAQKYLGMTSLEVKKIAKLNEESDGSESSDDDKRT; encoded by the exons ATGGGCGCGCAGGagacggcggtggaggaggtgctgcgcgccgccgccgccgaggtctccacctcctccgtgaagcgccgcctccgcctcttcCGCCACACCCTGCCCCCACTCGTGGCGAAGGCCTCAG AGTCACCATCAGATACTGCATTGCTAGTTGATCTCATTTTCCAGACATTGCCTATATATGATGATCGGGCATCAAGAAAAGCAGTAGATGATATGGTTATTCAGGCTCTTGGTGAACCCACCTTCATGAAGCCCATTGCTGCAGCGCTTGTACAATCTATGGAAAAGAATCTAAAGGTTACAAACCCCCTTACAAGCTTCAAGCTTCTCAGATGGTCACACTTTCTTCTGAAATGGAGCCAGTTTGCCACACTTTCAAAAGGCGCCTTTTCCAGACTGGCCAATGCACAAGCTGTCTTATGTCAAGTCCTAATGAATGGGTCCTTTCGTCGGCGCCGGACTTGCAAAGAGTTATTCATTCATCTTTTCTCTGAG CCTACTGGAATATATAAGATGTACATAGAGGAGGTCAGTGATTTAAGGATTTCCATGAGGGATTCTCCTGCATTCTCAAATCTAATACTGGATTTtaccatcacatctccatcattATCTGCTGAGTACAAG TCAATGTTCCTTGATTTGTATGTCAAAACCATCTTGAGTTCAAAAGACCGGCCACCGAAAGCAGCCACTGAAGCTTTTAAGCCTCTTTTCTTGGAAATTGGGCATGAGGATTTTAAGAATACTGTTATGCCGTCATGCATAAAGATGCTGAAAAGAAATCCTGAAATCGTACTACAATCTATTGGATATCTTCTAAAGACGGTCCGTTTAGACTTAAGCAAGTATTGCATGGAGTTTATGCCTGTTGTTCTGCATCAAGCTCGGCATTCAGATGAAGAGAGGAGGATTAATGCTTTGAGCATTATAGAAACACTAAGTGAGAAGTCAAGTGATCCGGATGCTCTACCTTCAATGGTCAATGCTATCAAAGCAATTTTAGGAG GCTCAGAGGGGAAACTATCACTTCCATACCAGAGAGTTGGAACGATAAATGCTTTAGAGAAGATATCGAGATCTCCGCCAAAGCAAATAGGCAGACTTGCTCCTTCAGTATCTACATTCCTTCTAACTTGTTACAAGGATGATG GTATTGAGGAGGTGAAATTGGCGATTCTGTCAGCATTAGGGTCCTGGGCTTCAGTATCAGCTGAAGCTGTCCAACCAGATGTTGTTTCATTTATTGCTGCAGGCTTGAAGGAGAAGGACACTCTGAGGAAGGGACATCTAAAATTATTACGAGTTATATGTAAAAAGTCTGATTCTTTGACAAAG GTTACTTCTTTATTGGATCATTTGATTCAGTTGTCAAAAACTGGCTTCAGCAAGGCAACACAGCGGTTGGATGGAATCTATGCATTCTTTGCAGTATTGAGGCTTGCTGCTGTTGATACAAAAGCAG ATGGTACTGTTCTGAAGGAGAAATTGTGGCCACTGATTGCTCAAAATGAACCCTCGTTGATCTCCTTACAGTTG CTTCCCAAACTAGCAGATGATGATTGCTTAGCTGCCGTGGATCTTCTTCAATCACTGCTTGTAGAACATCTCTTCAG GGTTCGGGAATATTTTTCTATCCAGGCATTGCTACAG GTGCTAATATATGTAGCTTGCCATCCAAGTTGGGAAGTCAGAAAGGTAGCTTACGATGCTACGAAGAAAGTCCTCTCAAGCTCCAGTGATCTGGCTGAAGATACTCTATTCTTATTCACAGATTGGTTGTCATTAGTTGGAGAGAGACTGTCAATGTTGAAACAAGG TGATATGGATAGCTCTTCGGATTCACAACTACCATTCATTCCATCCAATGAGGTCCTTGTCAAGTGCTTGTTTTTTATTGCACCTTATGCTGTTGTGCATAGTCCGAGACCATATTCTCGACTTATATTGTGCTCCCACCACCCTTGTCTTTCCGGCTCTGCAAGCCCAGCTGGTGTATATAAG AGGTTGCAAAGAAGGTTGAAACAACAAGAGATTGTCTTTGTTGACTTAATTACTCCCAACATTTCTGTTATCTGCAAG GAATTACTCTCACAGGATGGGCTATTTAGTTCCAACAAGCAAATACAGAGTGCAGCATTATGTTCGCTATCGACGCTGATGACAATTACTCCAAACGATACATTTCTAGAATTTGAGAAG CACTTCATAGGACTCCAGGAGCGCACTTTGCACGATTCCTTCTCAGAGAATGATATTAAG ATATTCTATACTCCAGAGGGGCAGTTGTCAACTGAGCAAGGAGTTTATGTTGCCGAGGCTGTTGCttcaaaaaatacaaaacttGCAAAGGGCCGTTTTCGTGCATATGATGATCAAGATGtg GACATGGCTCGTTCTGTTGTCCCTGCAAAGACTGAGAAGAGAGAATCCTCAGGCACTGGCAAGCGAGAGACTGGGAAATCTACAAAAAAGAATG CTCCTGTTGATAAGGCTAAGACAGCTAAAGAGGAGGCCAGAGAGTTGCTCCTGAAGGAGGAAGCATCTGTACGTATGAAGGTTGAGCAAGTGCAGAAGAATCTCTCCTTAATGTTGGATACTCTTGGCGAATTGGCTATTGCTAATCCTATATTTGCTCACGGTCAACTGCCATCTCTG GTAAATTATGTTGAACCTTTGCTAAGTTCTGCAATAGTAAGTGatgctgcatttcgtacaatgTTGAGGCTTGCTCGATGCACAGCACCTCCTCTTTGCAATTGGGCGCCTGAGATTGCTGCTGCGATCCGTGTGATATCTGTCGGTGATTTTGAAATGGTTTTGGATCTTATGCCTGTGATCATGGAAGAAGATAGCAAGAAGAAGCCATCATCTGGCCTTTTTGAACAAATAGTAAATGGTCTGACAATTGCATGCAAAGCAGGACCACTTCCAGCAGATTCATTTACTTTCATCTTTCCG ATAATGGAACGGATCCTTCTGTCTTCGAAAAAGACGTGTCTTCATGATGATGTGCTTCACATACTATCTATGCATCTGGATCCAATACTGCCACTTCCTCGTCCTAGGATGTTATCA GTTCTTTATCATGTGCTAAGCACTGTTCCTGCCTATCATCCTTCAGTTGGGCCTATGCTGAATGAGTTATGCCTGGGTCTAAGAAGCCATGAGTTAGCACAG gctcttgttggtgtatatgctaaagaagtgcatgttagGCTCACCTGTTTAAATGCTATAAAATGTGTCCCTATACACTCGGTGCAACGGGATCTGAAGGTGTCAACAAGCCTCTGGATTGCTGCTCATGATCCAGAGAAG GTGGTTGCTGAATTGGCAGAAGAGTTATGGGACCTCTATGGTTTTGATATAATCACTGATTTTTCTGGTATTTTTGATGCACTTTCCCATAAAAATTACAATGTtcgtgctgcatctgctgaggcTCTGGCTGCAGCATTGGATGAAAATCCAGACAAAATGCAG GATGCACTTTCTACCCTTTTCTCTTTGTACATTCGTGATCTTGGTCCTGGTGGTGAATTTGGAGATATGCACTGGCTTGGAAGACAGGGCATTGCATTAGCACTCCACTCTATTGCTGATGTTTTGGCTTCTAAGGATCTTCCTGTTGTCATGACGTTTCTCATATCACGTGCCCTG GCTGACCCAAATGTTGATGTTCGTGGTCGAATGATTAATGCTGGCATCCTTATTATTGATAGGCATGGAAAAGAAAATGTTCCTTTACTATTTCCTATTTTTGAGAGCTACTTGAATAAAAGG GCATCAGATGAGGAAACGTATGATCTTGTGAGGGAAGGTGTTGTTATTTTCACTGGTGCTCTAGCGAAACATCTATCAAAG GATGATCCTAAAGTACACAGTGTTATTGAGAAGTTGTTAGATGTCCTTAACACCCCATCACAGGCAGTTCAACGTGCTGTCTCAGATTGTTTGTCCCCACTTATGGTCTCCAAACAG GAAGAGGGTCAAGCTCTTGTTTCTAGACTCTTGGATCGGATGATGAAATGTGATAAGTATGGCGAGCGACGCGGTGCAGCCTTTGGCCTTGCAGGGGTGGTTAAAGGATTTGGAATTTCTTCCTTGAAAAAATACAGTATTGCTGCAACATTGCGGCAAAGTTTGGAAGATAG AATGTCTGCAAAATCTCGTGAAGGAGCTTTACTTGGATTTGAGTGCCTGTGTGAGAAGCTCGGCAGACTATTTGAGCC GTATGTCATTCAAATGCTGCCTTTGTTACTTGTGTCTTTCTCTGATCAAGTCCTGGCAGTGCGTGAAGCTGCTGAGTGTGCTGCTCGGGCAATGATGTCTCAGCTCACCGGTCCTGGTGTTAAGCTTGTCCTTCCTTCACTTCTTAAG GGTCTAGAAGATAAAGCATGGCGTACTAAGCAAAGCAGTGTTCAACTTCTTGGTGCCATGGCATATTGTGCTCCTCAGCAACTGTCTCAGTGTCTTCCGAAGATTGTTCCAAAGCTAACAGAG GTGCTGACAGACACACATCCCAAAGTCCAAGCGGCAGGACAGACAGCTCTCCAGGAG GTTGGAAGTGTCATAAAGAATCCTGAAATTTCTGCACTTGTCCCTATTCTTCTGTCAGCTCTGACAGATCCAAATGACCACACTAAACATTCACTTGACATCCTTCTTCAG ACTACTTTTATTAACTCGATAGATGCACCATCGCTTGCATTGCTTGTGCCTATTGTGCATAGAGGACTGAGGGAGAGGGGTGTTGAGACTAAAAAGAAATCTGCTCAAATAGTTGGAAACATGTCTTCTTTAGTTACAGAACCAAAGGATATGATCCCATACATTGGTTTGCTCCTACCAGAAGTGAAGAAG GTTCTAGTTGATCCTATACCTGAAGTCAGGGCAGTGGCTGCTCGAGCTCTTGGGTCTCTTATAAGTGGAATGGGTGAAGAAATCTTCCCAGATCTTGTGCCATGGTTATTAGATACTCTTAAATCAGATAATAGTAACGTTGAAAGATCTGGTGCTGCCCAGGGACTGAGTGAG GTTTTAGCTGCTCTTGGCCAAGATTATTTCGACCATATTCTTCCTGACATCATCCGGAACTGTTCCCACCAGAAGGCTTCTGTCCGTGATGGGCATCTTACACTTTTCCGG TATTTGCCAAGGTCTTTGGGCGGTGTTTTCCAGAACTATCTGCAGGCTGTTCTTCCTGCTATATTAGATG GGCTTGCTGACGAGAATGAATCTGTTCGTGATGCTGCACTTTCTGCTGGCCATGTCTTTGTGGAGCACTATGCAGCATC GTCCTTACCGCTTTTACTTCCTGCTATTGAGGATGGGATCTTCAGTGATAATTGGCGTATCCGACAAAGTTCTGTTGAACTTCTTGGAGATCTCTTATTTAAG GTTGCTGGAACTTCTGGGAAGGCAATCCTTGAGGGTGGAAGTGATGATGAAGGTGCTAGTACAGAGGCTCAAGGACGTGCAATTATTGAAGTGCTGGGAAGGGAGAAACGCAATGAAGTTCTTGCTGCCATTTATATGGTCCGTTCTGATGTCAGCTTGACCGTCCGACAG GCTGCACTACATGTCTGGAAGACAATTGTAGCAAATACTCCAAGAACTCTGAAAGAAATAATGCCAGTACTTATGGACACACTGatttcatctcttgcatcatcTTCCTCAGAAAGGCGTCAG GTTGCTGGGAGatcacttggtgaacttgtaaGGAAGCTTGGTGAGAGAGTTTTGCCCTCTATTATACCAATCCTGTCACAGGGTCTCAAAGATCCAAATTCTAGCAGGAGACAA GGGGTTTGCATTGGTTTGAGTGAGGTTATGGGCAGTGCCGGAAAACATCAGCTCTTAAGTTTTATGGATGAACTTATCCCTACTATCCGTACTGCTCTATGTGACAG CACCCAAGAGGTCCGTGAATCTGCTGGGTTGGCATTTAGTACTCTGTATAAG AGTGCTGGACTGCAAGCCATTGATGAGATTGTCCCCACATTGCTACGGGCTTTGGAAGATGATGATACATCTGCAACAGCCCTTGATGGTCTGAAGCAGATTTTaag TGTCAGAACTGCAGCTGTTTTGCCCCATATACTGCCCAAATTAGTCCAGCCCCCCCTCTC TTCATTCAATGCACATGCATTGGGTGCACTAGCAGAGGTTGCTGGACCAGGTTTGAATTCACATATTGGAACTGTCCTCCCAGCATTGATTCTTGCTATGGATGATGAAGATGCG GATGTACAAAACTCAGCCAGGAAAGCTGCTGAAACTGTTTTGTTAGTTATTGACGAGGAAGGAATTGAAACTTTGATACCTGAGCTTCTAAGAGGAATCAATGACAGTCAG GCATCAATGAGGCGGGGCTCAGCCTATCTAATTGGTTTTCTCTTTAAAAATACTAAATTATATCTGGCTGATGAGGCTGCTGATATGATGTCAACCCTAATTATTTCGTTGAGTGATACCGACAAGGCTACTGTATCA GCTGCTTTGGAAGCATTTTCAAGGGTTGTTGGGTCCATTCCAAAGGAACAGCTCCCAACACATATAAAACTAGTGCGTGATGCTGTCTCTACAGCCAGAGATAAAGAGCGTAGAAGGCGAAAG GGTGTGCCTGTTCTCGTGCCTGGCTTATGCCTTCCTAAAGCACTGCAGCCTTTCCTTCCCATATTTCAGCAG GGTTTAATTAGTGGAACGGCCGAAACAAAGGAACAGGCAGCTGAAGGTCTTGGAGAATTAATTGACGTGACAAGCGAGAAAACTCTTAAGGAAGTTGTTGTGCCAATTACAGG ACCTCTTATTCGCATCCTTGGCGATCGGTTTCCATGGCAAGTTAAGTCAGCTATCCTGTCAACACTGACAATCATCATCACGAAAGGAGGAATAGCACTTAAGCCCTTCCTTCCACAACTTCAGACTACATTTGTAAAATGTCTACAGGATACCAATAG GTCTGTTCGTACGAGGGCTGCAGCTGCCCTTGGAAAGCTTAGTGCACTTAGCACGCGGGTGGATCCTTTAGTTAGTGATCTTCTGTCCATGTTGCAG TCAGGAGATGAATCTGTCAAAGAAAGTGTGCTTTCTGCCCTTAAAGGTGTTATCAAACATGCTGGGAAAAGTGTTAGCGCTGTGATTAGATCTCGTGGATGTGATCTTCTCAAAGATCTGCTGCAGGCTGATGCTGATGATGTCCGCAGTTGTGCTGCAAAAGTGATTGGCACATTGTCTCTG TACATGGAGGAGACTGAGATTTCAGATTTGGTGCAAATCTTGTTGAACCTGAGCACCTCGCCAGACTGGTGTACCAGACATGGTGCTTTGTTAGGATTGTCATCCATATCAATGCATTCTCCATCAAAATTGTGCCATTTGGCATCCTTCCCATCTCTTGTTGACCTTCTGAAAGATTCTCTTAAAGACGACAAG TTCCCTGTTCGTGAAGTTGCCACAAGAACTCTGGGAAGGATACTCTGTTTCCAGTTGCAGTCGGAAACCGGTATCTCGCAGCTGGTTCAGTTGCTTGTCTTGGCCTTGCGTGATGATTCAAGTGAAGTTAGGAGGAGATCTTTGTCGTGTTTCAAAGCTGCCGCAAAG ATAAATCATTCAGCTCTCGCTACGCATCACCAAATATTGGGCCCGGCAATTGCTGATGCTTTGAAGGACTCTTGCATGCCTGTACGTTTAGCAGCAGAACGCTGTGCCCTTCATGTTTTCCAGTTGACTAAAG GGCCAGATAATGTTACAGCTGCGCAAAAATACCTTGGCATGACTAGCTTGGAAGTTAAGAAAATCGCAAAGCTGAACGAGGAGAG TGATGGAAGTGAGAGCAGTGATGATGACAAGAGGACATAA